The Crocosphaera subtropica ATCC 51142 genome includes a window with the following:
- a CDS encoding four-carbon acid sugar kinase family protein yields the protein MSQQPKIIVLDDDPTGSQTVHSCLLLMQWDVETLRLGLRDEVPIFFILTNTRALTPEKAAEVTREVCHNLKIALEAEKIKDFLIVSRSDSTLRGHYPIETDVIAEELGDFDAHFLIPAFFEGGRQTLDSVHYLNIEGTLTPVHETEFAKDSVFAYHHSYLPDYVEEKTKGRIKAAEVERFLLSDIRQGSLERLMQLQGNQCGVVDGEKQEDLDQFAQDLLTAAASGKRFLFRSAASILTSLAQLGKQPIPAEKMAEYKPTDKPGVVLVGSHVKKTTQQLQDLLTQSDVVGIEVDVKELRDHPDKKDELLNSILAQVKNVFEQNKTPVVYTSREELTFETVQKRLDFGVAVSSLLMEVVQGLPRDISFLISKGGITSNDVLSTGLQLQAVRLLGQVLAGCSMVRTEKDHPLFPNLPVVLFPGNVGNIQGLSTVYSRLKQ from the coding sequence ATGAGTCAGCAACCGAAAATTATTGTCTTAGATGATGATCCTACCGGTTCCCAAACGGTACATAGCTGTTTGCTGTTAATGCAGTGGGACGTTGAGACATTAAGATTAGGGTTAAGGGATGAAGTTCCCATTTTCTTCATTTTGACCAATACGAGGGCATTAACCCCTGAAAAGGCAGCAGAAGTCACCAGGGAAGTGTGTCACAATCTTAAAATTGCTCTCGAAGCAGAAAAGATCAAAGATTTTTTAATTGTCAGCCGTTCTGATTCTACTCTCAGAGGTCATTATCCCATCGAAACCGATGTTATTGCCGAAGAATTAGGGGATTTTGACGCTCATTTTCTTATTCCTGCCTTTTTTGAAGGAGGAAGACAAACCCTTGACAGTGTTCATTATTTAAATATCGAAGGGACATTAACCCCAGTTCATGAAACGGAATTTGCCAAAGATTCTGTTTTTGCCTATCATCATAGTTATTTGCCAGACTATGTAGAAGAAAAGACAAAAGGACGTATTAAAGCAGCAGAAGTTGAACGGTTTTTATTATCAGATATTCGACAAGGCAGTTTAGAAAGATTGATGCAGCTACAAGGTAATCAATGTGGGGTAGTTGATGGCGAAAAACAAGAAGATTTAGATCAATTTGCTCAAGATTTATTAACCGCAGCAGCATCAGGAAAACGGTTTTTATTCCGTAGTGCGGCTAGTATTTTAACCTCCTTAGCCCAACTGGGCAAACAACCCATTCCAGCCGAAAAAATGGCAGAATATAAACCGACGGATAAACCTGGGGTGGTATTGGTAGGTTCTCATGTCAAGAAAACCACCCAACAATTACAGGATTTATTAACGCAATCTGATGTAGTAGGGATAGAAGTTGATGTTAAAGAATTACGAGATCATCCTGATAAAAAAGATGAATTATTAAACAGTATTTTAGCACAAGTTAAGAACGTTTTTGAACAAAATAAAACCCCTGTGGTTTATACCAGTAGGGAAGAATTAACCTTTGAAACTGTACAAAAAAGGTTAGATTTTGGGGTAGCCGTTTCCTCTTTATTAATGGAAGTGGTTCAAGGTTTACCCCGTGATATTAGCTTTTTAATTAGCAAAGGGGGAATTACCTCTAATGATGTTTTAAGTACCGGTTTACAGTTGCAAGCAGTACGATTATTAGGACAAGTTTTAGCCGGCTGTTCAATGGTCAGAACCGAAAAAGATCATCCCCTATTTCCTAATTTACCTGTAGTTTTATTTCCTGGAAATGTAGGAAATATTCAGGGATTAAGTACCGTTTATTCTCGTTTGAAACAATAA
- the rplT gene encoding 50S ribosomal protein L20, whose protein sequence is MTRVKRGNVARKRRKKILKLAKGFRGSHSRLFRTANQQVMKALRNAYRDRRKRKRDFRRLWITRINAAARANGMSYSQLIGHMKKANIEINRKMLAQLAILDPQAFAKVVETASAAK, encoded by the coding sequence ATGACAAGGGTAAAACGGGGCAATGTTGCCCGTAAACGTCGGAAAAAAATCCTTAAACTGGCTAAAGGATTTAGAGGAAGCCACTCTCGCTTATTCCGTACCGCTAATCAACAGGTGATGAAAGCATTACGCAATGCTTACCGCGATCGCCGAAAACGGAAACGGGATTTTCGTCGTTTGTGGATCACTCGGATCAATGCTGCAGCCAGAGCAAATGGCATGAGTTACAGTCAATTAATCGGCCACATGAAAAAGGCCAATATTGAAATCAATCGTAAGATGTTAGCACAACTGGCAATCCTTGATCCTCAAGCCTTTGCCAAGGTGGTAGAAACCGCTAGTGCAGCTAAATAA
- the rpmI gene encoding 50S ribosomal protein L35 encodes MPKLKTRKAAAKRFRVTGSGKKIVRRKAFKNHLLNHKSAERKRRRLSNTALVSEQDEPNVRLMLPYI; translated from the coding sequence ATGCCTAAACTAAAAACGCGCAAAGCTGCCGCTAAGCGTTTTCGAGTAACAGGAAGCGGCAAGAAAATTGTTCGGCGAAAAGCTTTCAAAAATCACTTATTAAATCATAAAAGTGCTGAAAGAAAGCGTCGTCGCTTGTCTAACACTGCCTTAGTGAGCGAACAGGATGAACCTAATGTTCGCTTAATGCTGCCTTATATCTAA
- a CDS encoding ABC transporter substrate-binding protein yields the protein MRNQQPMNPFFKRLSAVTRFAIPVAVCVCLVLVTIIPGLNAAPTKVTLLMQALEAAQWEPFVQEFNDTHPDIELEIIEGPNASNQVEDLYTSSFLLGNSPYDLVFMDIVWVPKFAAAGWLRGLSDRVQKDNINLDAFLEGDIDGGRYNGELYRIPVRSDGGMLYYRTDLLDQGGYQPPNTFTELLNISQTLQTEDLAEWGYLWQGKQYEGLSAMFVEILAGYGAFWVDPDTLEVGLDSPEAIEAADFLRTTLEKQVSPPGITTYAEEEARRLFQNGDAVFMRNWPYAFGLLSADDSPVQGKFSIKPMVHTPNHSSGACLGGWGLGITVNSQHPDAAWEVAKFFSSEDIQRRFILATGYVPSRRALFNDPQILAQYPYYSELLEVVENAALRPPIAQYAQASDILQRYLSAAITNQMTPEQAMKKAANETRRLLRK from the coding sequence ATGAGAAATCAGCAACCCATGAATCCCTTTTTCAAGAGACTTTCTGCGGTCACTCGTTTTGCCATCCCTGTTGCTGTCTGTGTATGCTTAGTTTTAGTAACGATTATTCCTGGTTTGAATGCTGCGCCGACAAAGGTTACCCTACTCATGCAAGCATTAGAAGCTGCCCAGTGGGAACCCTTCGTACAAGAATTTAATGACACCCATCCTGATATTGAATTAGAAATTATTGAAGGACCCAACGCAAGTAACCAAGTAGAAGACTTGTACACCTCTTCATTTTTATTAGGGAATTCCCCTTATGATCTCGTATTCATGGATATCGTTTGGGTTCCTAAATTTGCAGCGGCCGGATGGTTAAGAGGTTTATCAGACCGAGTGCAAAAGGACAACATAAACCTAGACGCATTTTTAGAGGGAGATATTGACGGAGGAAGGTACAACGGAGAATTGTATCGGATACCTGTGCGTTCTGATGGAGGAATGCTTTATTATCGGACTGACTTGTTGGACCAGGGTGGATACCAACCCCCTAACACCTTTACTGAATTATTAAATATCTCCCAAACCTTACAAACAGAAGACTTAGCAGAATGGGGTTATCTATGGCAAGGGAAACAGTACGAAGGGTTATCAGCCATGTTCGTGGAAATTTTAGCCGGATATGGGGCATTTTGGGTCGACCCAGACACCCTAGAAGTGGGGTTAGATAGTCCCGAAGCCATAGAAGCAGCAGACTTTTTACGCACGACCCTAGAAAAACAAGTCTCACCCCCTGGTATCACCACTTACGCCGAAGAAGAAGCCCGTCGTCTCTTTCAAAATGGGGATGCTGTGTTTATGCGGAACTGGCCTTATGCGTTTGGACTCTTATCTGCTGATGATTCTCCTGTTCAGGGAAAATTTTCCATTAAACCCATGGTTCATACCCCTAACCACTCTAGCGGTGCTTGTTTAGGGGGTTGGGGTCTTGGTATTACCGTCAATAGTCAACATCCTGACGCAGCTTGGGAAGTGGCTAAATTTTTCAGTAGCGAAGATATACAACGCAGATTTATCTTAGCCACAGGATATGTTCCCAGTCGTCGCGCTTTATTTAACGATCCTCAAATTTTAGCCCAATATCCTTATTATTCTGAATTATTAGAAGTGGTTGAAAATGCAGCCTTGCGACCTCCTATTGCTCAATATGCTCAAGCATCTGATATCTTACAACGTTATCTCAGTGCAGCCATAACCAATCAAATGACTCCCGAACAAGCCATGAAAAAAGCCGCTAATGAAACAAGACGATTATTGCGCAAGTAA
- a CDS encoding ferredoxin-thioredoxin reductase variable chain — MKIGDRVRVIESVIVYHHPQHKKEPFDIKGMEGEIIDIVTNWRGRPVSANLPILVKFEKRFRAHFRDNEVEVIETA, encoded by the coding sequence ATGAAAATTGGCGATCGCGTCCGTGTTATAGAATCTGTTATTGTTTATCATCATCCTCAACATAAGAAAGAGCCATTTGATATCAAAGGAATGGAGGGAGAGATAATCGATATCGTCACCAACTGGCGAGGAAGGCCGGTTAGTGCTAACCTACCCATATTAGTCAAGTTTGAAAAACGATTTCGCGCTCATTTCCGTGACAACGAAGTAGAAGTCATTGAAACAGCCTAG
- a CDS encoding type II toxin-antitoxin system HicA family toxin produces MIFRILRKQLSYRQVAVIIGRLLIIEFVLLGFGILAISKHYYTYEHHSFSQLQSIEHTKVFPTLPLALSYAITNNQTAQINDILNADYGLWKLVITDPEGKKVITYSQKNLEQEIGFIDNRLPENLNSYSYHLLINPSSPNAQDYYFGDNQSLNKLDEFINSKMLLGRVYYIGNISYNFQQELLQWLGNPFANNSRFPIYNLTILLFIIGGLFIWSFSEFFLAYRLLTHREKEQLSQRLKLEKELVKQEIEKRQIADQNQEIFKNKQIQLQKEITILQNNLKEKIAQNSRLIEEREKEQEKLEELENSQTQKIKNLQTIIEEYEKEILILEVWQDKSQELEEIKQEKNNLLVELSEYENLERESKKQIKSLRHKIELLMNQKQEAEQKINDLQEVQLSNKTSIQEREEMIQQEFERQINLVKLESEYAFEEAQNIEQEKEKILLQNKAIREQLNSEIEKNKYLEFALESYKKEKDEITQELTINNNSNYPSIPTSYLTNISSRKAIKAFQKLGFEKDRHNGDHFILKKTETNTITVPIPHPRQELNPLTLKNILIQTNTCLEDFLDNL; encoded by the coding sequence ATGATATTTCGTATCTTAAGAAAACAGTTATCTTATCGACAAGTTGCGGTTATTATTGGCCGATTACTGATTATCGAGTTTGTATTATTGGGTTTTGGTATATTAGCAATCAGTAAACATTATTATACCTATGAACATCATAGTTTTTCTCAATTGCAAAGTATAGAGCATACCAAAGTTTTTCCGACATTACCGTTAGCTTTATCGTATGCCATAACTAATAATCAAACTGCTCAAATTAATGATATTTTGAATGCTGATTATGGTTTATGGAAATTAGTCATAACAGATCCAGAAGGTAAAAAAGTAATTACTTATTCTCAAAAAAATCTTGAACAAGAAATAGGTTTCATAGACAATAGATTACCAGAAAATCTTAACAGTTATTCTTATCACTTACTTATTAATCCTTCTTCACCGAACGCTCAAGATTATTATTTTGGAGACAACCAGAGCCTTAATAAGTTAGATGAATTCATCAATTCCAAAATGCTACTGGGTCGAGTTTATTATATTGGAAATATTTCCTATAATTTTCAACAAGAATTATTACAGTGGCTAGGAAATCCTTTTGCTAATAATAGTCGTTTTCCTATTTATAATTTAACAATATTATTATTTATTATTGGCGGATTATTTATTTGGAGTTTTAGTGAGTTTTTCTTAGCGTATCGACTGTTGACCCATAGGGAAAAAGAACAATTATCCCAAAGACTGAAATTGGAAAAGGAATTAGTCAAACAAGAAATTGAGAAAAGACAAATCGCTGATCAAAATCAAGAAATTTTCAAAAATAAGCAAATTCAATTACAAAAAGAAATAACGATACTTCAAAATAACTTAAAAGAAAAAATTGCTCAAAATTCACGCTTAATTGAAGAGAGAGAAAAAGAACAAGAAAAATTAGAGGAATTAGAAAATAGTCAAACTCAAAAAATCAAGAATCTTCAAACTATTATTGAAGAATATGAAAAAGAAATTTTAATTTTAGAAGTGTGGCAAGATAAATCTCAAGAATTAGAAGAAATAAAACAAGAAAAAAATAACTTATTAGTAGAATTATCAGAATACGAAAACTTAGAGAGAGAAAGTAAAAAACAAATTAAATCCCTTAGACACAAAATTGAACTCTTGATGAATCAAAAACAAGAAGCTGAACAGAAGATAAATGATTTACAGGAGGTTCAATTATCTAATAAAACATCTATCCAAGAAAGGGAAGAAATGATCCAACAAGAGTTTGAAAGACAAATTAATTTAGTCAAGTTAGAATCAGAATATGCGTTTGAAGAAGCGCAAAATATAGAACAAGAAAAAGAAAAAATACTGCTACAAAATAAGGCAATTCGAGAACAACTTAACTCCGAAATTGAAAAAAATAAATATTTAGAATTTGCCTTAGAAAGCTATAAAAAAGAAAAAGATGAGATCACTCAAGAATTGACCATCAATAATAATAGTAATTATCCGTCTATACCTACATCTTATTTAACTAATATATCGAGCAGAAAAGCCATTAAAGCCTTTCAGAAATTAGGATTTGAAAAAGATAGACATAATGGAGATCATTTTATCCTAAAGAAAACAGAAACTAACACCATTACTGTTCCTATTCCTCATCCTCGACAAGAACTCAATCCTCTCACGTTGAAAAATATTTTAATACAAACAAACACTTGTTTAGAGGATTTTCTAGATAATTTGTAA
- a CDS encoding branched-chain amino acid ABC transporter permease, whose protein sequence is MDNALLVQLIGISGYIIYITTSAGVYGIFALGLNLQWGFTGLINFGVVGFMTLGAYTSVLLTLTGVPFVLAVLAGAILAAILGLLIGLSTLRLREDYLAIVTIGVSELVRLVALNEEWLTKGALGLRQYPLPLNIEATFPIKLSLIAILTILAIYAEWTLYKSLIDEWKQNKEIQGKSYQPRKPLSLIIWGVIATTLILLVYITGITSLSFYTYKAGLMVLVLLILALTYGCLEFLVNSPWGRILKAIREDEEIPRALGKNVLLYKLQSFMLGGAIAGIAGAFFAWQLTTIYPDKFDPLITFNTWIIVVLGGSGSNAGTILGAIIFWAYDSLTRFLLPQLGILSPSQAGYFRIMIIGLILMILMVWRPQGILGKKEELTLGR, encoded by the coding sequence ATGGATAACGCCTTATTAGTTCAACTCATTGGCATTAGCGGTTACATTATCTACATCACCACTTCAGCAGGAGTATATGGTATTTTTGCCCTAGGGTTAAACTTACAATGGGGCTTTACTGGCTTAATTAACTTCGGTGTCGTTGGTTTTATGACTCTAGGGGCTTATACCAGCGTTTTATTAACGTTAACAGGGGTTCCGTTTGTCTTAGCCGTTTTGGCCGGGGCAATTTTAGCAGCTATTTTAGGGCTATTAATTGGACTGTCTACGTTACGTCTTCGAGAAGATTATCTAGCGATTGTTACCATTGGAGTCTCCGAATTAGTCCGTTTAGTGGCATTAAATGAAGAATGGTTGACAAAAGGGGCATTAGGATTAAGACAATATCCATTACCACTGAATATTGAAGCAACTTTCCCCATCAAATTATCATTAATTGCTATTTTAACCATATTGGCAATTTATGCAGAATGGACTCTTTATAAAAGTTTGATTGACGAATGGAAACAGAATAAAGAAATACAAGGGAAAAGTTATCAACCTCGTAAACCCTTAAGCTTAATAATTTGGGGTGTGATTGCCACCACTTTAATTTTATTAGTTTATATCACAGGGATAACATCCCTATCTTTTTATACCTATAAAGCTGGTTTAATGGTATTAGTCTTATTGATTTTAGCCCTCACTTATGGGTGTTTAGAATTTTTAGTCAATTCACCCTGGGGACGTATTCTCAAAGCCATTCGAGAAGATGAGGAAATTCCTAGGGCTTTAGGAAAAAATGTCCTTTTATATAAGTTACAATCTTTTATGTTAGGAGGGGCGATCGCAGGAATTGCAGGGGCTTTCTTTGCTTGGCAACTCACTACTATTTATCCTGATAAGTTTGATCCTTTAATTACGTTTAATACTTGGATTATTGTTGTTTTGGGGGGATCAGGAAGTAATGCAGGAACCATTTTAGGAGCGATTATTTTCTGGGCTTATGATTCATTAACTCGTTTTCTTTTACCCCAATTAGGCATTTTAAGTCCCAGTCAAGCTGGTTATTTTAGGATTATGATTATTGGTTTAATTTTGATGATTTTAATGGTTTGGCGACCCCAAGGTATTCTAGGCAAAAAAGAAGAATTAACTCTAGGTCGTTAA